DNA from Bacteroidetes bacterium SB0662_bin_6:
TCCTCCCACTCTGATTTTTCCACAAAGGTAGTAACCGGAAACGTTTCCATACCGAATTCCTCCAGCCCATTGCGAAGATTCCTGTTCAAGCCCCTCGCCGTTTTGAGATTCAGCAATTCCTGCTCCCCATCGAAAATAACTCGTATCCGAAGATATTCTTCGACTTCGTCATCGAAATAAAACTTTTCCATCTTCATGACGATATCGTCGAAGACAACATCCGTCTTCAGGCAATCACGCAGTATTTTTTCGACGGCGGATTTTATTTCCGCCTCTTTTTCCTGCAATAACGCTACGTTCGTCATCCCGAATCCCTCCTTTTTTCGAGCTTCAATGCCCTCCTGTAGACCCGCGATAGCGTATTCCGTAACCCATTACCGGTTCCCGTGCGACATTTTCAGCGAATGCCGCTGACTCCCTCCCGGCAATATTGCCGGAACGTGCGCCACAGGATTCGCCCTAAACTCCTGCCCGCTTTCCCTACCCCACCCGCACAATCACCCCAAAATCCTCTCCATTCAGGAAGGAAACACGAGCAACGGCTTACTGGTTCTCATCACAATCTTTCTCATTGGACGTATCCTGTTGTAACGGGTGCGCGATCCAAAGGCGCCCATCCCTCAAGGAGGTACAGATTGACCCTCAATGCCACCGAAAGACGCACCGCCGTGCGCGAACGATACGCCCGCGCAGCCGTGACGGGAGACACCTGCTGCGAGCCCGCAAACGACGACCCTGGAACCGACGGTTCTGCCGCAACCGCCAGCGGCGCGAAAACTACCGCCGACGAGATCAGTTGCGCTGTCGGCTACGGCCAGGACGAACTGAACCGCGTCCCCGAGGGCGCCAACCTCGGTCTCGGATGCGGCAACCCTGTGGCGCTGGCGTCGCTGGCTCCGGGCGAGACCGTGCTCGACCTCGGTTCGGGCGCCGGCTTCGACTGCTTCCTGGCTGCGGAACGCGTCGGGCCCGAGGGCCGGGTCATCGGGGTGGACATGACCTCCGAGATGGTGGAACGGGCGCGCGCCAATGCGCTCAAGGGCGGTTTCGCGAACGTCGAGTTCCGGCTGGGCGAGATAGAGGCTCTGCCGGTGCCCGACGGCGTCGCGGATATCATCATTTCGAACTGCGTCCTCAACCTGTCGGCCAACCGCCCGCGCGTCCTGGCCGAGGCAATGCGCGCGCTCAGGCCCGGCGGCCGTGTAATGATCTCGGATCTGGTTTCCGATCACCCCATGCCGGACTTCATCGCGCACTCGAAGGCGTCGCTGGTCGGCTGCCTTCCGGTCCAGGTCGCCGAGTACGAAGCCGACCTCGCCGCTGCGGGATTCACGGACATCAACGTCGAAAAGCGGCAGCGCTATCCGTCCGAGCACATTCTCGCCGATCCCCAGGTGCAGGCGGTAATCCGCCGCCAACCCGCGCGCGAGGCAGAGGTCCACGCCTTCCTGGAATCGATACACGGGGGAACGATCTGCGCCACAAAGCCGGAGGCAGCAGAATAACAGGATTCGCCAGTAAGGTCACATCAACCTCGACGTAGAGCGTCTCGCCGATGCCGAGACCGCCTGGAAATCCCCGGCCTGGAAGGGGCCTCGCCAAAAACACTGTCGAGTACACGATGATCAAGAAAGCCCGAACCGATCACCCCGTTCAGGAGCCCATCGCCTCCCGCTATGCCTGACCTCAACTTCATACCCCATCCATTGGTTGGAACGCCTTACGGCGCAGCGCTGGACCTGTGCATTATCCTTGCGATCATCGCCTACCTCTTGTCGGTGATCACACGCGAGTATTCCTGGGTCGACCGCCTCTGGACGACTTGCCCGCCGATCTACTGTTTGATCGTCGCCGCATCGCTGGATTTCGAATCCGCCCGGGTAAACCTGATGACGTTGCTCGTTTTATTGTGGGGAGCACGGCTCACCTTCAACTATGCGCGCAAAGGGGGATTCGCCAAAGGCGGGGAAGATTACCGTTGGCTGGAGATCCGCAAGCGCATCGGCCCCTTTCGGTTTCAGTTGCTGAACCTGGTGTTCATCGCTCCCGGGCAGATGCTCATCGTCTGGCTGTTCACGGCGCCCATACATATTGCCTGGATGCATCAGGACGCGCCGCTGAATTGGATCG
Protein-coding regions in this window:
- a CDS encoding DUF1295 domain-containing protein, with amino-acid sequence MPDLNFIPHPLVGTPYGAALDLCIILAIIAYLLSVITREYSWVDRLWTTCPPIYCLIVAASLDFESARVNLMTLLVLLWGARLTFNYARKGGFAKGGEDYRWLEIRKRIGPFRFQLLNLVFIAPGQMLIVWLFTAPIHIAWMHQDAPLNWIDIVTALVFFTLWIGEIVGDEQMWRFQQEKKHKIAAGEPVGQGFITSGLFAWSRHPSYFCELGMWWSFYWFTIAASGQLVNWTMPGFILLTMVFFGSSRLAESISLSKYPSYTDYQASTPRIIPFTGIGKIRRSG
- the arsM gene encoding arsenite methyltransferase; translated protein: MPLTPSRQYCRNVRHRIRPKLLPAFPTPPAQSPQNPLHSGRKHEQRLTGSHHNLSHWTYPVVTGARSKGAHPSRRYRLTLNATERRTAVRERYARAAVTGDTCCEPANDDPGTDGSAATASGAKTTADEISCAVGYGQDELNRVPEGANLGLGCGNPVALASLAPGETVLDLGSGAGFDCFLAAERVGPEGRVIGVDMTSEMVERARANALKGGFANVEFRLGEIEALPVPDGVADIIISNCVLNLSANRPRVLAEAMRALRPGGRVMISDLVSDHPMPDFIAHSKASLVGCLPVQVAEYEADLAAAGFTDINVEKRQRYPSEHILADPQVQAVIRRQPAREAEVHAFLESIHGGTICATKPEAAE